In Helianthus annuus cultivar XRQ/B chromosome 8, HanXRQr2.0-SUNRISE, whole genome shotgun sequence, a single genomic region encodes these proteins:
- the LOC110873837 gene encoding two-component response regulator-like APRR1 isoform X2, giving the protein MCEMEPRGIPLGGGGGMTGDGFIDRSKVRILLCDNDSNASGDVFTLLCKCSYQVIQVKSPRQVIDALNAEGPNIDIILSEVDLPKAKGLKMLKCIMRKELQRIPVIMMSAQDEVPLVVKCLSLGAADYLVKPLRINELLNLWTHMWRRRRMLGLTEKKTMNCEFDLVLSDHSDAKTTSTVFSDDTDEKSRKSANLEMSLSIHHENEINVTLAHGPADEQLVRLSTDRFGLPETNDYQPGIFVSSPKKSKLKIGQSSAFFTYVNMSKPTRNASGVLASVDEATLLSKAHKESSLCGDVDSPPVNLFAQNIPEKARTCGEHRLNDTQGHYHTQVKETQSQIAEFPNSNSFNPHSAYPYYQHEAMNQVMMPSSSLSMYHAHYPPHHMAGMTSFPYYPSVNLSIQPEQMPHPWSAYGTTSSNNGKGQSQTIDRREAALRKFRQKRKQRCFDKKIRYVNRKKLAERRPRVRGQFVRKVNGIDVDLNGHPVSTDFDDDDDEDEE; this is encoded by the exons atgtgCGAGATGGAGCCGAGGGGAATTCCGTTGGGCGGAGGTGGTGGGATGACTGGGGATGGGTTTATTGATCGCAGTAAAGTGAGGATTTTACTTTGTGATAATGATTCCAACGCTTCTGGAGATGTTTTTACTCTTCTTTGTAAATGCTCCTATCAAG TGATTCAAGTGAAATCTCCCAGGCAAGTGATTGATGCGCTGAATGCTGAGGGACCAAACATAGATATCATTCTTTCTGAAGTTGATCTTCCTAAAGCCAAAGGCTTGAAGATGTTAAAATGCATTATGAGAAAAGAGTTGCAACGCATTCCTGTTATCA TGATGTCTGCACAGGATGAAGTTCCCCTTGTTGTCAAGTGTTTAAGCCTTGGAGCAGCTGATTATCTTGTGAAGCCTTTAAGGATTAATGAACTCTTGAATTTGTGGACACACATGTGGAGAAGACGACGAATG CTTGGATTGACTGAGAAGAAGACGATGAACTGTGAATTTGACCTGGTACTTTCAGACCATAGTGATGCTAAAACAACTAGTACAGTGTTTTCTGATGATACGGATGAGAAGTCAAGGAAAAGTGCCAATCTAGAGATGTCTTTATCAATCCATCATGAAAATGAG ATTAATGTGACGTTAGCTCATGGTCCTGCAGATGAACAACTTGTTCGTTTATCAACTGATAGATTTGGTTTGCCAGAAACCAATGACTATCAACCAG GGATATTCGTGTCTAGCCCAAAGAAGAGTAAACTAAAGATAGGTCAATCTTCTGCGTTTTTTACATATGTCAACATGAGCAAGCCCACAAGAAACGCTTCAGGGGTTTTAGCATCTGTTGATGAAGCTACTCTGCTATCAAAAGCTCACAAAGAGTCAAGCTTGTGTGGTGACGTGGACAGTCCGCCTGTCAACCTTTTCGCTCAAAATATCCCAGAAAAAGCTAGAACATGTGGCGAGCATAGGCTTAACGATACTCAAGGACATTATCACACACAAGTTAAGGAAACTCAATCCCAGATAGCCGAGTTTCCTAACAGTAACAGTTTTAATCCACATTCTGCTTATCCTTATTACCAACATGAAGCAATGAATCAGGTTATGATGCCGTCATCATCGTTATCAATGTATCATGCACATTATCCACCTCATCACATGGCTGGAATGACATCATTCCCTTACTACCCATCGGTGAATCTTAGCATACAACCTGAGCAGATGCCCCACCCATGGTCCGCGTATGGAACAACATCATCCAATAATGGAAAGGGTCAAAGTCAAACCATTGACCGCAGAGAAGCAGCCTTGCGTAAATTCAGACAGAAGAGAAAACAGCGTTGCTTTGATAAGAAAATCAGATATGTTAATAGGAAAAAGTTAGCTGAGAGACGACCTCGTGTAAGGGGACAGTTTGTGAGGAAGGTTAATGGGATAGACGTGGATCTCAATGGGCACCCTGTTTCTACCGAttttgatgatgacgatgatgaagacGAAGAATGA
- the LOC110873837 gene encoding two-component response regulator-like APRR1 isoform X1, which yields MCEMEPRGIPLGGGGGMTGDGFIDRSKVRILLCDNDSNASGDVFTLLCKCSYQVIQVKSPRQVIDALNAEGPNIDIILSEVDLPKAKGLKMLKCIMRKELQRIPVIMMSAQDEVPLVVKCLSLGAADYLVKPLRINELLNLWTHMWRRRRMLGLTEKKTMNCEFDLVLSDHSDAKTTSTVFSDDTDEKSRKSANLEMSLSIHHENEINVTLAHGPADEQLVRLSTDRFGLPETNDYQPGFTGIFVSSPKKSKLKIGQSSAFFTYVNMSKPTRNASGVLASVDEATLLSKAHKESSLCGDVDSPPVNLFAQNIPEKARTCGEHRLNDTQGHYHTQVKETQSQIAEFPNSNSFNPHSAYPYYQHEAMNQVMMPSSSLSMYHAHYPPHHMAGMTSFPYYPSVNLSIQPEQMPHPWSAYGTTSSNNGKGQSQTIDRREAALRKFRQKRKQRCFDKKIRYVNRKKLAERRPRVRGQFVRKVNGIDVDLNGHPVSTDFDDDDDEDEE from the exons atgtgCGAGATGGAGCCGAGGGGAATTCCGTTGGGCGGAGGTGGTGGGATGACTGGGGATGGGTTTATTGATCGCAGTAAAGTGAGGATTTTACTTTGTGATAATGATTCCAACGCTTCTGGAGATGTTTTTACTCTTCTTTGTAAATGCTCCTATCAAG TGATTCAAGTGAAATCTCCCAGGCAAGTGATTGATGCGCTGAATGCTGAGGGACCAAACATAGATATCATTCTTTCTGAAGTTGATCTTCCTAAAGCCAAAGGCTTGAAGATGTTAAAATGCATTATGAGAAAAGAGTTGCAACGCATTCCTGTTATCA TGATGTCTGCACAGGATGAAGTTCCCCTTGTTGTCAAGTGTTTAAGCCTTGGAGCAGCTGATTATCTTGTGAAGCCTTTAAGGATTAATGAACTCTTGAATTTGTGGACACACATGTGGAGAAGACGACGAATG CTTGGATTGACTGAGAAGAAGACGATGAACTGTGAATTTGACCTGGTACTTTCAGACCATAGTGATGCTAAAACAACTAGTACAGTGTTTTCTGATGATACGGATGAGAAGTCAAGGAAAAGTGCCAATCTAGAGATGTCTTTATCAATCCATCATGAAAATGAG ATTAATGTGACGTTAGCTCATGGTCCTGCAGATGAACAACTTGTTCGTTTATCAACTGATAGATTTGGTTTGCCAGAAACCAATGACTATCAACCAG GTTTTACAGGGATATTCGTGTCTAGCCCAAAGAAGAGTAAACTAAAGATAGGTCAATCTTCTGCGTTTTTTACATATGTCAACATGAGCAAGCCCACAAGAAACGCTTCAGGGGTTTTAGCATCTGTTGATGAAGCTACTCTGCTATCAAAAGCTCACAAAGAGTCAAGCTTGTGTGGTGACGTGGACAGTCCGCCTGTCAACCTTTTCGCTCAAAATATCCCAGAAAAAGCTAGAACATGTGGCGAGCATAGGCTTAACGATACTCAAGGACATTATCACACACAAGTTAAGGAAACTCAATCCCAGATAGCCGAGTTTCCTAACAGTAACAGTTTTAATCCACATTCTGCTTATCCTTATTACCAACATGAAGCAATGAATCAGGTTATGATGCCGTCATCATCGTTATCAATGTATCATGCACATTATCCACCTCATCACATGGCTGGAATGACATCATTCCCTTACTACCCATCGGTGAATCTTAGCATACAACCTGAGCAGATGCCCCACCCATGGTCCGCGTATGGAACAACATCATCCAATAATGGAAAGGGTCAAAGTCAAACCATTGACCGCAGAGAAGCAGCCTTGCGTAAATTCAGACAGAAGAGAAAACAGCGTTGCTTTGATAAGAAAATCAGATATGTTAATAGGAAAAAGTTAGCTGAGAGACGACCTCGTGTAAGGGGACAGTTTGTGAGGAAGGTTAATGGGATAGACGTGGATCTCAATGGGCACCCTGTTTCTACCGAttttgatgatgacgatgatgaagacGAAGAATGA